The Blattabacterium cuenoti genome includes a region encoding these proteins:
- a CDS encoding alpha-ketoacid dehydrogenase subunit alpha/beta has protein sequence MKKNNKKLSDEEENFFDFDSFRKMVLNDYKLARISRETSILGRREVLNGRAKFGIFGDGKEIPQLAMAKVFQNGDYRSGYYRDQTFMMAIGVLTVKNFFSQLYAHSDLEAEPVSSGRMMTAHFGTRFLNEDGNWKNLIKKKNSSADISSTAAQMPKLLGLAQASKVYKKLKNLKETHKIFSHNGNEVAFGTIGNAGISEGLFWETLNAASVLQIPIILSIWDDEYGISVPNKYQFSKKNISDLLSGFHRNKKEKGIEIIRVNGSNYIDLTKTYVTADKIARYEHVPVVIHVTNLTQPQGHSTSSSHERYKSKERLEWEVNNDGIKKFRDWILNFRINEKDCCKIANVSFLDQIDGEAKKYVENEKEKAWKAFQKPIIKIKNEVASILYKIQNTYKEKKWIQKYIQELHNTTKNYPTKKSIFRIARKILYFLKEVKSDQKDSLIKWIRKKYHEEQENYSSHLYSISEKASMKKTEVFPIYTNLEVDGRIVLRENFDKLLEIHPDLLIFGEDVGKIGDVNQGLEGLQKKYGKIRVCDTGIRESTIIGQGIGLAMRGLRPIVEIQYIDYILYALQIMSDDLACLQYRTKGGQKAPVIIRTRGHRLEGIWHSGSPMGGMINYLRGILVLVPRNMVKAAGFYNTLLSGDDPALVVECLNGYRIKEKLPNNLGLFRTPIGVVEKTRKGKDITMVTYGSTWRIVSEAAEELYKMNINSEVIDIQSLIPFDLQKDIVKSLQKTNRLLIIDEDVPGGASAYILQKILEEQNGYYYLDSPPVTITAKEHRPPYGSDGDYFSKPSVENIVEKVLEIMHDS, from the coding sequence ATGAAAAAAAATAATAAAAAATTGAGTGATGAGGAGGAAAACTTTTTTGATTTTGATTCATTTAGAAAAATGGTTTTAAATGATTATAAATTAGCAAGAATTAGTCGTGAAACTAGCATATTAGGGCGTAGAGAAGTTTTAAATGGAAGAGCTAAATTTGGAATATTTGGAGATGGGAAAGAAATTCCTCAGTTAGCTATGGCAAAAGTTTTTCAAAATGGAGATTATCGATCTGGATATTATCGTGATCAAACGTTTATGATGGCCATTGGAGTTTTAACTGTAAAAAATTTTTTTTCGCAATTATATGCACACTCAGATTTGGAGGCAGAACCTGTTTCATCTGGAAGAATGATGACCGCTCATTTTGGTACACGTTTTTTAAATGAGGATGGAAATTGGAAAAATCTTATTAAAAAAAAAAATTCCAGTGCTGATATTTCCTCTACTGCGGCTCAAATGCCTAAATTATTAGGCCTAGCTCAAGCTTCTAAAGTTTATAAAAAATTAAAAAATTTAAAGGAAACTCATAAAATATTTTCTCATAATGGAAATGAAGTAGCATTTGGAACTATTGGGAATGCTGGGATTTCTGAAGGATTATTTTGGGAAACATTAAATGCTGCTTCAGTATTACAAATACCAATAATCCTTTCTATTTGGGATGATGAATATGGAATATCTGTTCCGAATAAATATCAATTTTCAAAAAAAAATATTAGTGATCTTTTATCTGGTTTTCATAGGAATAAAAAAGAAAAAGGAATAGAAATTATTCGTGTAAATGGATCGAATTACATAGATCTTACGAAAACATATGTTACAGCAGATAAAATTGCTCGTTATGAACATGTTCCCGTTGTCATACATGTAACAAATTTAACTCAACCTCAAGGACATTCTACTTCTTCTTCACATGAAAGATACAAGTCTAAAGAACGTTTAGAATGGGAAGTGAATAATGATGGAATAAAAAAATTTCGAGATTGGATTCTTAATTTTCGAATCAATGAAAAAGATTGTTGTAAAATAGCTAATGTTAGTTTTTTAGATCAAATAGATGGAGAAGCTAAAAAATATGTTGAAAATGAAAAAGAAAAAGCTTGGAAAGCGTTTCAAAAACCTATTATTAAAATTAAAAATGAAGTAGCAAGCATCTTATATAAAATACAAAATACTTATAAAGAAAAAAAATGGATTCAAAAATATATTCAAGAATTACATAATACAACTAAAAATTATCCTACAAAAAAATCAATCTTTCGCATTGCTAGAAAAATATTATATTTTTTAAAAGAAGTGAAGTCTGATCAAAAAGATTCTTTGATAAAGTGGATTAGAAAAAAATACCATGAAGAACAAGAAAATTATTCTTCACATTTGTATAGCATTTCTGAAAAAGCATCTATGAAGAAAACAGAAGTTTTTCCTATATATACTAATCTTGAAGTAGATGGTAGGATTGTATTAAGAGAAAATTTTGATAAATTATTAGAAATACATCCTGATCTTTTAATATTTGGAGAAGATGTCGGAAAAATAGGAGATGTGAATCAAGGTTTGGAAGGATTGCAAAAAAAATATGGAAAAATTCGTGTTTGTGATACAGGAATACGTGAGTCTACCATTATTGGTCAAGGAATAGGTCTTGCAATGCGAGGGCTTCGTCCTATAGTCGAAATTCAATACATAGATTATATTTTATATGCCCTACAAATTATGAGTGATGATTTAGCTTGTTTGCAATATCGAACAAAAGGAGGACAAAAAGCTCCTGTTATTATTAGAACTAGAGGACATCGTTTAGAAGGAATATGGCATTCTGGGTCTCCAATGGGTGGAATGATTAATTATTTGAGAGGAATTTTAGTTCTCGTTCCCAGAAATATGGTTAAAGCGGCTGGATTTTATAATACTTTATTATCTGGAGATGATCCTGCTTTAGTCGTCGAATGTCTTAATGGATATAGAATTAAAGAAAAATTACCAAATAATTTAGGTTTATTTAGAACTCCTATTGGAGTAGTAGAAAAAACAAGAAAAGGAAAAGATATTACTATGGTCACTTACGGTTCTACTTGGAGAATTGTTAGCGAAGCAGCAGAAGAATTATATAAGATGAATATAAATTCTGAAGTTATTGATATTCAATCGTTAATTCCATTTGATTTACAAAAAGATATTGTAAAAAGTTTACAAAAAACTAATAGATTATTGATCATAGATGAAGATGTTCCAGGAGGAGCTTCCGCTTATATTTTACAAAAAATATTAGAAGAACAAAATGGATATTATTATTTAGATAGTCCACCTGTTACGATCACAGCTAAAGAACATCGTCCTCCCTATGGATCAGATGGAGATTATTTTTCCAAGCCTTCTGTGGAAAATATTGTAGAAAAAGTATTAGAAATAATGCATGATAGTTAA